Proteins encoded by one window of Cytophagales bacterium:
- a CDS encoding glycosyltransferase family 39 protein has protein sequence MTKYTVSLKWFIVSIILFHTLVIYITDSYVMDLKYPQHDEFHFIKTIALFGEEISLNNLKHYEEMSTPLPFLLYAFWGQVFGFEIYKLRIFSIIIALLTYLLYHRLFFIIFDDGKIALLASIYLVIIPYMVALSFLVYTDMLAMFFLILCCFAIVRQNPFVFAISAACALLCRQYLSFILLAGAIFYLIKYIKGKERVVLKMLISIFIAFLPFLFLIFLWKGLTPENELKNLYLGEKMNFHINFLIFYICLFCIYLFPIIVLTYKFYYQNVKILIASFVISSFYWLFPVTPAKSAIEAGFNTAGWFHRGLKWLFENQFFEHIVFNIAFFFGLPVVLYLFKDMFGKWRKNEFDLPFFLDISIIAFLLMMPFSYLVWEKYFLPIIPLASIRFLLCRYKGVELNLR, from the coding sequence ATGACAAAATATACTGTTTCACTAAAATGGTTTATTGTTTCCATAATACTTTTTCATACCCTTGTGATCTATATAACCGATTCATATGTGATGGATTTGAAGTATCCTCAACATGATGAATTTCATTTTATTAAAACAATCGCTCTTTTCGGTGAGGAAATTAGTTTGAACAATTTAAAACACTACGAAGAGATGTCTACTCCATTGCCATTTCTGTTATATGCGTTCTGGGGGCAAGTCTTTGGTTTTGAAATCTATAAGCTACGGATTTTTTCTATCATAATTGCTCTGTTGACTTATCTACTTTATCATCGGTTATTTTTTATAATATTTGATGATGGTAAAATCGCATTATTAGCATCTATCTACCTTGTAATTATTCCCTATATGGTTGCTTTGAGCTTTTTGGTCTATACTGATATGCTGGCAATGTTCTTCCTGATACTCTGTTGCTTTGCAATTGTCAGACAAAATCCTTTTGTATTTGCCATCTCTGCAGCTTGTGCGTTATTATGCAGACAATATTTATCGTTCATCCTTCTGGCTGGAGCCATTTTTTACCTGATCAAATACATAAAGGGAAAAGAACGCGTTGTTTTAAAGATGTTAATTTCCATCTTTATTGCATTTTTACCTTTTTTATTTCTTATATTTCTATGGAAAGGATTAACACCGGAAAATGAGCTGAAAAATCTATATTTGGGAGAAAAAATGAACTTTCATATTAATTTTCTTATTTTTTATATTTGTTTATTTTGTATATACCTTTTCCCAATAATAGTATTGACTTATAAATTTTACTACCAAAATGTTAAGATTCTTATAGCATCTTTTGTTATATCCTCGTTTTATTGGTTATTTCCGGTTACACCAGCCAAGTCTGCTATAGAAGCCGGTTTTAATACAGCAGGTTGGTTTCATCGTGGGCTCAAATGGCTCTTTGAAAATCAATTCTTTGAACATATTGTTTTCAATATTGCCTTTTTCTTTGGTTTGCCTGTAGTCTTATACCTTTTTAAAGATATGTTTGGGAAATGGAGAAAAAATGAATTTGATCTGCCATTTTTCTTAGATATATCAATTATCGCTTTCCTCTTGATGATGCCCTTT
- the recO gene encoding DNA repair protein RecO, whose amino-acid sequence MLFKTRGIVLNFIKYKETSIIVKIFTEEFGLQSYIVNSVRTKNTKTGIALYQPLTLLDLVVYHKSNKSINRISEIKCNAPFKSIPYDIKKTSIALFITEILSRTVKIESLNRQKFEFLHSSIRILDELETNFENFHIIFLMRLSKYLGFEPQSAQEIVNQIHSWDKQYIDNNIQVKYDSDLINTMNNYLSSDYNYVIKSNNLIRNNIIDLLIKFYSIHIESIGKIKSLQVLREVLK is encoded by the coding sequence ATGCTTTTCAAAACCCGGGGGATCGTACTTAATTTTATTAAATACAAGGAAACCTCAATAATCGTCAAAATCTTTACCGAAGAATTCGGGCTGCAATCATATATTGTAAATAGTGTCAGAACAAAAAATACAAAAACCGGCATTGCATTATATCAACCCCTGACATTATTAGATTTGGTCGTATATCACAAAAGCAATAAAAGTATAAATCGTATCTCAGAAATAAAATGTAATGCCCCTTTTAAAAGCATCCCTTATGATATTAAAAAAACCAGTATCGCCTTATTTATAACTGAAATTTTAAGTAGAACAGTTAAAATTGAATCGCTCAATAGACAAAAATTTGAATTTTTACATAGCTCAATAAGAATCTTAGATGAGTTGGAAACCAACTTTGAAAACTTTCATATAATATTTTTAATGCGGCTATCTAAATATTTAGGATTTGAACCTCAATCAGCACAGGAGATCGTAAATCAAATTCATTCCTGGGATAAGCAATATATAGATAACAATATACAAGTTAAATATGACAGCGATCTAATCAATACGATGAACAATTACCTATCCTCTGATTATAACTATGTAATCAAATCAAACAATCTGATAAGAAACAATATCATAGACCTATTAATAAAATTCTACAGCATACACATTGAAAGTATAGGAAAAATTAAATCTTTACAGGTATTAAGAGAAGTACTAAAGTAA
- a CDS encoding four helix bundle protein, with protein MATGFRNLTVYKKAFVLAMDIYYVSKKFPKDELYSLTTQIRKSSRSVCSNIGEGYRKRQYEAHFLSKVSDSDMENTETQVWLDFALACEYIAKEVYNDFNERSEEIGRLLNHMIQNPKKYK; from the coding sequence ATGGCAACTGGATTTAGAAACTTAACCGTGTATAAAAAAGCATTTGTACTTGCAATGGATATTTATTATGTTAGCAAGAAATTTCCTAAAGATGAACTTTACTCTTTGACCACTCAGATAAGAAAATCCTCAAGATCTGTTTGTTCAAATATCGGTGAAGGATATCGTAAACGTCAGTATGAAGCTCATTTCCTAAGTAAGGTGTCTGATTCGGATATGGAGAATACAGAAACACAAGTGTGGCTTGATTTTGCACTTGCCTGCGAGTATATCGCAAAAGAAGTATATAATGATTTCAATGAACGATCAGAAGAAATAGGACGATTACTTAATCACATGATTCAAAATCCTAAAAAGTATAAATAG
- the rodA gene encoding rod shape-determining protein RodA, with translation MQRSDTIIKQLDWFTILVFLVLITLGWFNIYAAEYKEEVQKSIFDLHQNSGKQLILIAATLIIVILIMVIDYSFYDSFAYFIHAFIILLLIGVLLFGKEVHGTKAWFEFGGIRVQPSEFAKFTCAFAVAKYLSFHHLKRLKTQITLTIIIGLPVILTTLQGDAGSALVFSAFAIVLYREGMAPAILIGGLVVIAVCLLTLLVSQVILIIGLGIITLIAIIFSPKTIKRISLILIGFMISIGVTKSVDYLFDHALKPHQQNRIKALINPNEDPLGYGWNVTQSKIAIGSGGMWGKGYLQGTQTKYDFVPEQSTDFIFCTIGEEHGWIGSFVLISLFMTLLMRILYLAERQRSRFVRIYGYGVASILFFHFVVNIGMTIGLFPVIGIPLPFFSYGGSSLWSFTILLFLLLKLDAYRMKVLLR, from the coding sequence ATGCAAAGATCCGATACCATAATTAAGCAATTAGATTGGTTTACAATATTGGTATTCCTGGTACTCATAACACTTGGATGGTTTAATATTTACGCAGCTGAGTACAAGGAAGAGGTTCAGAAAAGTATTTTTGACCTTCATCAAAATTCCGGAAAGCAATTGATATTGATTGCTGCTACACTCATTATTGTTATCCTTATTATGGTGATAGACTACTCCTTCTATGATTCATTTGCCTATTTTATTCATGCCTTTATTATCCTATTGCTTATTGGAGTTTTATTATTTGGCAAAGAAGTTCATGGCACAAAGGCATGGTTTGAATTTGGAGGGATTAGAGTCCAACCCTCTGAATTTGCTAAGTTTACCTGTGCGTTTGCGGTAGCAAAATATTTAAGTTTTCATCATCTAAAAAGGTTAAAAACTCAAATCACACTAACAATTATTATCGGCTTGCCGGTAATTTTAACAACTCTCCAGGGAGATGCAGGATCAGCATTAGTATTTAGCGCCTTTGCCATAGTGCTTTACCGTGAAGGTATGGCGCCTGCTATTCTGATTGGTGGATTGGTAGTCATTGCAGTCTGCTTATTAACCTTATTAGTCTCGCAGGTTATTCTCATAATAGGACTTGGCATTATTACCTTAATTGCGATCATTTTTTCACCTAAAACGATCAAAAGGATCAGTCTGATATTGATCGGCTTTATGATATCAATAGGCGTAACCAAAAGCGTTGATTATCTTTTTGATCATGCCCTAAAGCCGCATCAGCAGAATAGAATAAAAGCGTTAATCAATCCTAATGAAGACCCTTTAGGATATGGCTGGAATGTAACACAATCAAAAATTGCAATTGGTTCAGGAGGTATGTGGGGGAAAGGCTACCTTCAGGGAACACAGACCAAATATGATTTTGTACCCGAACAAAGTACAGACTTCATTTTCTGCACTATCGGGGAAGAACACGGCTGGATTGGGAGCTTTGTATTGATCAGTCTTTTTATGACATTACTGATGAGAATTTTGTACTTAGCTGAAAGGCAAAGGTCAAGATTTGTGAGAATATACGGGTATGGAGTAGCTTCAATTCTTTTCTTTCATTTTGTAGTCAATATTGGTATGACGATCGGCTTGTTCCCTGTCATTGGTATACCTTTGCCTTTTTTCAGCTATGGTGGCAGCAGTCTGTGGTCATTTACAATTTTGCTCTTTTTACTATTAAAACTTGATGCATATAGAATGAAGGTGCTGTTAAGATGA